Proteins from a single region of Lelliottia sp. JS-SCA-14:
- the ampH gene encoding D-alanyl-D-alanine-carboxypeptidase/endopeptidase AmpH, with the protein MKRCLLSFAALCAVSLTSVQAAQPLTAPAFASDIADRYANLIYYGSGATGMALVVIDGNQRVFRSFGETRPGSNVHPQLDSVIRIASLTKLMTSEMLVKLLDQGVVKLNDPLSKYAPQGAHVPTYQGTPITLVNLATHTSALPREQPGGAAHRPVFVWPTREQRWNYLTTATLKSAPGAQAAYSNLAFDLLADALSTASGKPYTQLFEEQITRPLGMKDTTFTPSPDQCKRLMVAEKGASPCNNTLAAIGSGGVYSTPGDMMRWMQQFLSSDFYARSNQADRMQTLIYKRTQLHRVIGMDVPGKADALGMGWVYMAPKDGRPGIIQKTGGGGGFITYMAMIPQSNVGAFVVVTRSPNTRFINMSDGINNLVTELSENKAQVVPAS; encoded by the coding sequence TTGAAACGTTGTCTGCTCTCTTTCGCCGCGCTGTGTGCGGTGAGCCTCACTTCTGTCCAGGCCGCCCAGCCGCTGACAGCACCCGCTTTTGCTTCTGATATTGCAGATCGCTACGCCAATCTTATTTATTACGGCAGTGGCGCAACGGGTATGGCGCTGGTCGTTATTGATGGCAATCAGCGTGTGTTTCGCAGTTTTGGTGAAACACGTCCAGGCAGCAATGTCCACCCGCAGCTGGATTCGGTTATCCGCATTGCGTCTCTGACGAAGCTGATGACCAGTGAAATGCTGGTGAAATTGCTGGATCAGGGGGTGGTGAAGCTCAACGATCCGTTAAGCAAATACGCACCGCAAGGCGCCCACGTGCCCACTTATCAGGGTACGCCTATCACGCTGGTGAATCTGGCGACCCATACCAGCGCCCTGCCGCGTGAACAGCCCGGCGGCGCGGCGCATCGCCCTGTGTTTGTCTGGCCAACGCGCGAGCAGCGCTGGAACTATCTGACGACCGCCACGCTGAAATCAGCACCGGGTGCGCAGGCAGCGTATTCCAATCTGGCGTTTGATCTGCTGGCCGATGCGCTGTCTACCGCATCGGGTAAGCCTTATACCCAGCTGTTTGAAGAGCAAATTACTCGTCCGCTGGGGATGAAGGACACAACGTTTACCCCATCCCCCGATCAGTGCAAACGCCTGATGGTGGCAGAGAAAGGGGCCAGTCCGTGCAATAACACACTCGCGGCGATTGGCAGCGGCGGGGTTTACTCCACGCCAGGCGATATGATGCGCTGGATGCAGCAATTCCTGTCGTCCGATTTCTACGCGCGAAGCAATCAGGCCGACCGTATGCAAACCCTCATCTATAAACGCACTCAGCTTCATCGCGTGATTGGGATGGACGTCCCGGGTAAAGCCGATGCACTCGGTATGGGCTGGGTTTACATGGCCCCTAAAGATGGACGTCCGGGTATTATTCAGAAAACGGGCGGTGGCGGCGGGTTTATCACCTATATGGCCATGATCCCACAGTCGAATGTCGGCGCATTTGTGGTCGTGACCCGCTCGCCAAATACACGATTCATCAATATGAGTGACGGTATTAATAATCTGGTCACCGAGCTGAGCGAAAACAAAGCTCAGGTCGTTCCCGCTTCCTGA
- a CDS encoding isochorismatase family protein produces MSDKRVVMVVDMQQGVFATPRIQREQCVSRINQLTRSADTVIFIQHTEAGGLEEGSEGFALLPELHQPEGAFYVTKTACDAFYHTSLDALLTELNIKQFVICGCATDYCVDTTLKNGVSRGYHITVAQDAHTTAHRPAAEAQVLINHYNDVWRTFTAPDNPPRVKLTETILAEWQAN; encoded by the coding sequence ATGTCGGATAAACGAGTGGTCATGGTGGTCGATATGCAGCAGGGTGTGTTCGCCACCCCGCGAATTCAGCGCGAGCAATGCGTTTCACGAATCAATCAGCTCACGCGTAGCGCAGATACGGTCATTTTTATTCAGCATACCGAGGCGGGCGGGCTGGAAGAGGGGAGCGAAGGTTTTGCGCTGCTACCTGAACTGCATCAGCCAGAGGGCGCGTTTTATGTCACCAAAACCGCCTGCGATGCGTTTTATCACACGTCGCTGGACGCGTTGTTAACGGAACTGAATATTAAGCAGTTCGTCATCTGCGGCTGCGCGACCGACTATTGCGTCGATACCACGCTCAAAAACGGCGTCAGTCGGGGATATCACATCACCGTCGCACAGGACGCGCACACCACCGCTCATCGCCCGGCGGCAGAGGCTCAGGTACTGATTAACCACTATAACGATGTCTGGCGAACCTTCACCGCGCCGGACAACCCGCCGCGTGTGAAACTCACCGAAACAATTCTCGCCGAGTGGCAGGCGAACTAA
- the sbmA gene encoding peptide antibiotic transporter SbmA produces the protein MFKSFFPKPGPFFLSAFIWALIAVIFWQAGGGAWIERLAGATGDVPISAARFWSRSYLLFYAYYALCVGIFALFWFTYAPHRWQYWSILGTSLIVFVTWFLVEVGVAVNAWYAPFYDLIQTALSSPHKVTINQFYHEVGVFLGIALIAVIIGVMNNFFVSHYVFRWRTAMNEHYMAHWQQLRHIEGAAQRVQEDTMRFASTLEDMGVSFINAIMTLIAFLPVLVTLSAHVPDLPIVGHLPYGLVIAALVWSLMGTGLLAVVGIKLPGLEFKNQRVEAAYRKELVYGEDDAERASPPTVRELFGAVRRNYFRLYFHYMYFNIARILYLQVDNVFGLFLLFPSIVAGTITLGLMTQITNVFGQVRGSFQYLIASWTTLVELMSIYKRLRSFERELDDQNLQEVTNTLG, from the coding sequence ATGTTTAAGTCTTTTTTCCCAAAGCCGGGGCCTTTTTTCCTCTCGGCATTTATTTGGGCGCTGATCGCCGTCATCTTCTGGCAGGCGGGCGGCGGCGCGTGGATTGAGCGCCTGGCCGGTGCAACGGGAGATGTGCCGATCAGCGCAGCGCGATTCTGGTCGCGCAGTTATCTGCTGTTTTATGCGTATTACGCCTTGTGCGTGGGCATCTTTGCTCTTTTCTGGTTCACTTATGCGCCGCATCGCTGGCAATACTGGTCGATTCTTGGGACCTCGCTGATCGTCTTTGTCACCTGGTTCCTGGTGGAAGTGGGTGTCGCCGTCAACGCCTGGTATGCGCCGTTCTACGATCTCATTCAGACCGCGCTCAGTTCGCCGCATAAAGTCACCATCAATCAGTTCTATCACGAAGTGGGTGTTTTCCTCGGCATCGCGCTGATTGCGGTGATTATCGGGGTGATGAATAACTTCTTCGTCAGCCACTACGTGTTCCGCTGGCGTACCGCCATGAACGAACACTATATGGCGCACTGGCAGCAACTGCGTCATATCGAAGGTGCCGCCCAGCGTGTGCAGGAAGATACGATGCGTTTTGCCTCGACCCTGGAAGATATGGGCGTGAGTTTTATTAACGCCATCATGACGCTCATCGCGTTCCTTCCCGTTCTGGTCACACTCTCGGCCCATGTGCCGGATCTGCCGATTGTCGGCCACCTGCCGTACGGCCTGGTGATTGCCGCCCTCGTCTGGTCGCTGATGGGGACTGGTCTGCTGGCGGTTGTGGGTATTAAACTGCCGGGACTGGAATTTAAAAACCAGCGCGTGGAAGCCGCCTATCGTAAAGAGCTGGTCTATGGGGAAGACGACGCGGAACGCGCCTCGCCGCCGACCGTTCGCGAACTGTTTGGCGCAGTGCGTCGCAACTATTTCCGTCTCTATTTCCACTACATGTATTTTAATATTGCGCGCATTTTATATTTGCAGGTCGATAACGTTTTCGGTTTGTTCCTGCTGTTCCCGTCGATTGTTGCGGGTACGATTACGCTCGGTCTGATGACCCAGATCACTAACGTTTTCGGTCAGGTTCGCGGCTCGTTCCAGTATCTGATTGCCTCATGGACTACGCTGGTTGAGCTGATGTCGATCTATAAACGTCTGCGCAGCTTCGAACGCGAGCTGGACGATCAGAACCTGCAGGAAGTGACCAACACATTAGGGTAA